A stretch of the Ananas comosus cultivar F153 unplaced genomic scaffold, ASM154086v1, whole genome shotgun sequence genome encodes the following:
- the LOC109705556 gene encoding presequence protease 2, chloroplastic/mitochondrial-like, translating to MGGMRGPSKMGSGSSSCESSGANDTHDVAEKLGFEKLSEKAIKEYYSHAVLYRHKKTGAEIMSLSNSDENKAFGIVFSTPPRDSTGEPHILEHSVLCGSRKYPVKEPFVELLKGSFYTFLNAFTYPDRTYYPVASTNVKDFYNLVDVYLDAVFFPKCVEDIQIFQQEGWHYELNDLAEDISIKGFI from the exons ATGGGAGGCATGCGGGGCCCATCAAAAATGGGCTCCGGCTCTTCCAGTTGTGAGAGCAGCGG TGCAAATGACACCCATGATGTTGCCGAAAAGCTCGGATTTGAGAAGCTATCTGAAAAGGCGATCAAAGAGTACTATTCGCATGCTGTTCTTTATAGACATAAGAAGACGGGTGCGGAAATTATGTCTCTATCGAATTCCGACGAAAACAAGGCTTTCGGCATTGTCTTCAGTACTCCTCC GAGAGATTCAACTGGCGAACCTCACATACTTGAGCACAGTGTGTTATGTGGATCGAGGAAATACCCTGTGAAAGAACCCTTTGTTGAATTGCTGAAAGGTAGTTTTTATACTTTCTTAAATGCATTTACCTACCCTGACAGGACCTACTATCCAGTCGCTTCGACAAATGTGAAG GATTTCTACAATTTAGTTGATGTGTATTTGGATGCTGTGTTCTTTCCTAAATGCGTTGAGGACATCCAGATTTTTCAACAGGAGGGTTGGCATTATGAGCTTAATGATCTCGCCGAAGATATCTCTATAAAAGGTTTcatctaa
- the LOC109705557 gene encoding probably inactive leucine-rich repeat receptor-like protein kinase At2g25790: MATLILFSLLWILTIDTVVASGCMEIERNALLTFKAGLVDPQNLLSSWEGVDCCKWRGVVCSNITGHVVKLSLRGSYDILSREWSCLSGEINPSLLLLSNLEHLDLSMNNFSENSIPPYLGSFKNLRYLNLSYLNFGGTIPPQIGNLSKLHYLDLSFDSTFSDTLKADDILWLTRLSSLKYLDLSIVNMNTSTGWLHAVNMLPSLKVLHLVDCSLPGISTSLSHFNLTTLKVLDLGDLSDNQIKGRLPLLMDFTMLRHLNLSSNQFEGPLPSLPRNLQFIDLSNNFFTGVLPNVVFMGSTVLWYLNLSSNKFEGQLPSLPHNIEMIDLSDNFFTGVVPNVVLPQLHSLFLSNNDIGGSIPSALCESTFLEVLDLSNNNLSGEIPECIGKSQEYLTIIDMSKNNLLGGISVSICSSKYVSLLKFSSNGLTGEFPSLQNCKGLVILDLGYNKFFGAIPLWIGESLTHLTILDLRSNMFSGSIPQQLAQLGYLQILDLSSNKLSGQIPRSFGNFSWKASKEGRLIDRIDNMSSRGYVISLSLDVKGEERTFWKILYLVESMDLSANNLSGEIPDEITDLQTLQYLNLSRNNLIGHIPEKIGEMQSLESLDLAMNKLFGDIPQSISALTFLSHLNLSYNNLSGVIPTGNQLQTLDDPSIYIGNPYLCGPPSVRNCSSNEINYKDNEGPKDKFEWLWIYFSVVLGYLFGFAVFYGVLLLNNAWRKAYFSMIDIVCDKLCIVTKITLGKLRQRHGR; encoded by the exons ATGGCtactcttattcttttttccttGCTGTGGATTTTAACCATCGACACCGTTGTGGCGAGTGGTTGCATGGAGATAGAGAGGAATGCACTCCTCACGTTTAAGGCCGGCTTGGTTGATCCTCAGAATTTATTGTCTTCATGGGAAGGCGTAGATTGCTGTAAATGGAGGGGAGTCGTCTGCAGCAATATCACGGGCCATGTTGTGAAACTCAGCCTCCGAGGCTCGTATGATATATTATCCAGGGAATGGTCATGTTTGAGTGGTGAGATCAATCCATCTTTACTTCTTTTAAGCAATTTAGAGCACTTAGATCTCAGCATGAACAATTTCAGCGAAAATAGCATCCCACCATACTTGGGTTCATTCAAAAACTTGAGATATCTCAACCTCTCTTATTTAAATTTCGGTGGAACAATACCCCCTCAAATTGGAAATCTCTCAAAACTTCACTATCTTGATTTAAGTTTTGACTCCACTTTTTCCGACACTCTTAAAGCAGATGACATTTTGTGGCTCACTCGTTTATCTTCCTTGAAATATCTTGATTTGAGCATTGTGAATATGAATACTTCTACAGGTTGGTTGCATGCTGTAAATATGCTTCCTTCGTTGAAAGTGCTACATTTGGTTGACTGTTCACTTCCTGGCATTTCTACATCTCTGTCACATTTCAACCTTACAACTCTCAAGGTGCTTGATCTTGGAG atCTTTCCGACAACCAAATCAAGGGGAGATTGCCATTATTAATGGACTTTACCATGCTACGGCACTTgaatttgagctcaaaccaaTTTGAAGGTCCGCTACCATCTTTACCACGTAATCTTCAATTCATCGATCTCTCCAATAATTTTTTCACTGGAGTACTTCCTAACGTTGTATTTATGGGCTCTACCGTGCTATGGTACTtgaatttgagctcaaacaaATTTGAAGGCCAGCTACCATCTCTGCCACATAATATTGAAATGATTGATCTCTCCGATAATTTTTTCACTGGAGTAGTTCCAAATGTTGTATTGCCACAGTTGCATTCCTTATTCTTGTCAAATAATGACATTGGTGGTAGTATACCATCTGCTCTATGCGAGTCAACTTTTTTGGAAGTTCTTGATTTATCAAACAACAACTTGTCTGGAGAAATTCCTGAATGTATTGGGAAGTCACAAGAGTATCTTACTATTATAGACATGTCAAAGAATAATCTTCTTGGGGGGATCTCTGTCTCCATTTGCTCATCGAAATATGTTTCTCTGTTGAAATTTAGTAGTAATGGCTTGACTGGAGAATTTCCATCATTGCAAAATTGCAAAGGTTTAGTTATCCTTGATCTTGGATATAATAAGTTTTTTGGAGCAATACCATTATGGATCGGAGAAAGTTTAACTCATCTGACAATTCTCGATTTACGCTCAAATATGTTTTCTGGTAGTATTCCACAGCAATTAGCACAACTTGGCTATCTCCAAATTTTGGATCTTTCTAGCAATAAACTATCAGGGCAAATACCACGATCCTTTGGCAATTTCAGTTGGAAGGCTTCGAAAGAAGGAAGATTAATAGATAGAATTGATAATATGAGTTCCAGAGGATATGTTATTAGTCTGTCCTTAGATGTTAAGGGGGAGGAACGTACATTTTGGAAAATACTCTATCTAGTTGAGAGCATGGACCTTTCGGCCAACAATCTAAGTGGAGAGATCCCGGATGAGATTACTGATCTGCAGACACTACaatatttaaacttatctaGGAATAATTTGATTGGACATATTCCAGAAAAAATTGGCGAAATGCAATCACTGGAATCTCTAGACCTTGCAATGAATAAGCTTTTCGGTGATATTCCTCAAAGTATCTCAGCACTAACTTTTCTGAGCCACCTAAATTTGTCGTATAATAATCTCTCGGGAGTAATTCCAACAGGAAATCAGTTGCAAACCCTTGACGATCCATCTATTTACATCGGTAATCCGTATCTCTGCGGGCCACCAAGTGTGAGAAATTGTTcctcaaatgaaataaattataaggaTAATGAAGGGCCTAAAGATAAGTTTGAGTGGCTATGGATATACTTTAGTGTTGTACTGGGATATCTATTTGGTTTTGCAGTCTTTTATGGTGTTTTGTTGCTCAATAATGCTTGGAGGAAGGCTTATTTCTCTATGATTGATATTGTATGTGACAAGCTTTGTATTGTAACTAAAATAACTTTGGGTAAATTAAGACAAAGGCATGGGAGATGA